A genomic stretch from Helianthus annuus cultivar XRQ/B chromosome 1, HanXRQr2.0-SUNRISE, whole genome shotgun sequence includes:
- the LOC110865511 gene encoding uncharacterized protein LOC110865511 isoform X1, with protein MVGILESTMGLWSDCSDASFGYPGCLSLSRTLSIGLDLDNHVARCGFVKYSNRDVAMAAINAFNGIYTMRGCEQPLIVQFDDPKRPRPRPGEPRGSPALGGPGFGPRIPSPGIRPPNHVSCLILSSHLCLARIKETLFALFMSINNLGATISGFLGVGLASVLNISSGSFDNLSFGIAIWPSAHFCQLNSYF; from the exons ATGGTTGGGATTCTGGAATCCACAATGGGGCTCTGGAG tGATTGCAGTGATGCTTCATTTGGCTACCCTGGATGCCTATCACTATCCAGGACTTTGAGCATTGGGCTAGATTTGGACAACCATGTAGCAA GATGTGGATTTGTTAAATATTCAAATAGAGACGTGGCAATGGCGGCTATAAACGCTTTTAATGGAATATACACAATGAGA GGTTGTGAACAACCTTTGATCGTTCAATTTGATGACCCTAAGCGTCCCAGGCCTAGACCTGGAGAACCAAG AGGAAGTCCCGCATTAGGTGGTCCTGGGTTTGGTCCTCGGATACCGTCTCCGGGGATTAG ACCACCGAACCATG TTTCATGCCTTATCTTATCAAGCCATCTATGTCTAGCTCGAATAAAAGAGACTTTATTCGCTCTCTTCATGTCAATAAACAACCTTGGGGCCACAATCAGCGGGTTTCTTGGTGTGGGTTTGGCTTCAGTTTTGAACATCTCTTCGGGTTCTTTTGATAACCTTAGTTTCGGGATAGCTATTTGGCCATCTGCTCATTTTTGCCAATTGAATTCCTATTTTTGA
- the LOC110865511 gene encoding uncharacterized protein LOC110865511 isoform X2: protein MVGILESTMGLWSDCSDASFGYPGCLSLSRTLSIGLDLDNHVARCGFVKYSNRDVAMAAINAFNGIYTMRGCEQPLIVQFDDPKRPRPRPGEPRGSPALGGPGFGPRIPSPGISFMPYLIKPSMSSSNKRDFIRSLHVNKQPWGHNQRVSWCGFGFSFEHLFGFF from the exons ATGGTTGGGATTCTGGAATCCACAATGGGGCTCTGGAG tGATTGCAGTGATGCTTCATTTGGCTACCCTGGATGCCTATCACTATCCAGGACTTTGAGCATTGGGCTAGATTTGGACAACCATGTAGCAA GATGTGGATTTGTTAAATATTCAAATAGAGACGTGGCAATGGCGGCTATAAACGCTTTTAATGGAATATACACAATGAGA GGTTGTGAACAACCTTTGATCGTTCAATTTGATGACCCTAAGCGTCCCAGGCCTAGACCTGGAGAACCAAG AGGAAGTCCCGCATTAGGTGGTCCTGGGTTTGGTCCTCGGATACCGTCTCCGGGGATTAG TTTCATGCCTTATCTTATCAAGCCATCTATGTCTAGCTCGAATAAAAGAGACTTTATTCGCTCTCTTCATGTCAATAAACAACCTTGGGGCCACAATCAGCGGGTTTCTTGGTGTGGGTTTGGCTTCAGTTTTGAACATCTCTTCGGGTTCTTTTGA
- the LOC110865511 gene encoding flowering time control protein FCA isoform X3, which yields MVGILESTMGLWSDCSDASFGYPGCLSLSRTLSIGLDLDNHVARCGFVKYSNRDVAMAAINAFNGIYTMRGCEQPLIVQFDDPKRPRPRPGEPRGSPALGGPGFGPRIPSPGIRPPNHGEAMQAPVNQNAWHPMNQ from the exons ATGGTTGGGATTCTGGAATCCACAATGGGGCTCTGGAG tGATTGCAGTGATGCTTCATTTGGCTACCCTGGATGCCTATCACTATCCAGGACTTTGAGCATTGGGCTAGATTTGGACAACCATGTAGCAA GATGTGGATTTGTTAAATATTCAAATAGAGACGTGGCAATGGCGGCTATAAACGCTTTTAATGGAATATACACAATGAGA GGTTGTGAACAACCTTTGATCGTTCAATTTGATGACCCTAAGCGTCCCAGGCCTAGACCTGGAGAACCAAG AGGAAGTCCCGCATTAGGTGGTCCTGGGTTTGGTCCTCGGATACCGTCTCCGGGGATTAG ACCACCGAACCATGGTGAGGCGATGCAAGCTCCTGTTAATCAAAATGCATGGCATCCGATGAATCAGTAG